The following proteins come from a genomic window of Lycium ferocissimum isolate CSIRO_LF1 chromosome 4, AGI_CSIRO_Lferr_CH_V1, whole genome shotgun sequence:
- the LOC132051899 gene encoding transmembrane emp24 domain-containing protein p24delta3-like: MKLVDVLKVVLAATMAMTTVEAIWLEVPTSWPKCVYEEIHTNVLVFAHYFVIRDEDQIQANIVPTISVEVTSPFGNNLHNKENVTHGQFGFTTTEPGKYLACFMMSNHIPGSKSVTVGLRWRTGIDAKDWDSVAKKEKIDGVELELVKLEGLVQTIRGNLVYLKKREEEMREVSERTNAAVARFSIMSLSICILAAAMQIWYLKLFFRKKKLI; encoded by the exons atgaaGTTGGTGGACGTATTAAAAGTAGTTCTGGCAGCGACTATGGCGATGACAACAGTGGAAGCGATATGGCTAGAAGTGCCAACTTCGTGGCCTAAGTGTGTATATGAAGAAATCCATACTAATGTTCTTGTTTTTGCTCATTATTTTGTCATCCGTGATGAGGACCAAATTCAAGCTAATATTGTTCCAACTATATCGGTTGAG GTTACATCACCCTTTGGAAACAACCTCCATAATAAAGAGAATGTCACTCATGGTCAATTTGGTTTTACAACCACTGAGCCTGGAAAGTACTTGGCGTGCTTTATGATGAGTAACCATATCCCAGGTAGTAAAAGCGTGACTGTTGGTCTTCGGTGGAGAACTGGAATTGATGCAAAGGATTGGGATTCAGttgcaaagaaagaaaagatagat GGCGTTGAACTTGAGTTGGTGAAGTTAGAAGGGTTGGTGCAAACCATCCGTGGAAACTTAGTGTACCTGAAAAAGAG GGAAGAAGAAATGAGAGAAGTGAGTGAGAGAACCAATGCAGCAGTGGCCCGGTTCAGTATAATGTCTCTTAGTATCTGCATATTGGCTGCTGCTATGCAAATATGGTACTTGAAGCTCttctttagaaagaaaaaactcATATAG
- the LOC132051900 gene encoding uncharacterized protein C57A10.07, whose translation MKKTYSLGSGSPKSFQAYPRGDFDLESGTIKKSRKPKRSNFYPIKMLKSLGKRIHSYYKLHPARLFMISLSIGVTILIVLSVSENRFRMKGNYVKYDMGVDVYPFSKFRNLVMVAGHSVYTSSSCEKVDKEDSWFLESYQRHPGQAATFVDHIRKGVEIAAVDDDALLLFSGGETRKDAGPRSEAQSYWTVAESKGWFGKQESVRGRALTEEHARDSFENLLFSVCRFRELTGTYPHNITVVGYDFKEKRFKHLHRSAIGFPEASFFYSGTSSSQTSREAALKGEALVRTQFQEDPYGCKGSLRRKKLGRDPFHRSIPYPNGCPEIEGLFRYCGTAPYPGSLPWAQ comes from the exons ATGAAGAAAACTTACTCATTGGGTTCTGGTAGTCCTAAATCTTTCCAAGCCTATCCAAGGGGTGATTTTGACTTGGAATCTGGTAcaattaaaaaatcaagaaagccAAAAAGATCAAATTTTTACCCCATCAAGATGCTTAAATCATTAGGAAAAAGAATTCACAGTTATTACAAGCTTCATCCAGCTAGATTATTTATGATATCCTTGTCAATTGGGGTTACCATTCTCATTGTATTATCTGTTTCTGAAAATCGATTTCGAATGAAGGGTAATTATGTGAAATATGATATGGGTGTTGATGTATATCCATTTTCTAAGTTTAGAAATCTTGTTATGGTTGCTGGACATTCAGTTTATACAAGTAGTAGTTGTGAGAAAGTTGATAAAGAGGATTCTTGGTTTTTAGAGTCTTATCAAAGGCACCCTGGTCAAGCTGCAACTTTTGTTGATCATATAAGAAAAGGGGTTGAAATTGCAGCAGTTGATGATGATGCATTGCTCTTGTTTAGTGGTGGTGAGACAAGGAAAGACGCTGGGCCAAGAAGTGAAGCACAAAGTTACTGGACTGTTGCTGAATCTAAAGGGTGGTTTG gcaaacaagaaagtgtaagaGGGAGGGCACTCACCGAAGAGCATGCTAGGGACAGTTTTGAGAATCTTCTCTTTAGTGTTTGTCGGTTCAGGGAGCTTACTGGCACATATCCACATAATATAACT GTTGTAGGCTATGATTTCAAGGAGAAGCGATTTAAGCATCTGCATCGGTCTGCAATTGGATTTCCAGAAGCAAGTTTCTTTTACTCAGGGacatcatcttcacaaacatcGAGAGAAGCAGCTTTAAAAGGAGAAGCACTGGTGAGAACCCAGTTTCAAGAAGATCCTTATGGATGTAAAGGCTCTCTTCGTCGCAAGAAGCTTGGTCGTGATCCTTTTCATCGCTCAATCCCTTATCCTAATGGGTGTCCTGAAATTGAGGGTTTGTTCAGATATTGTGGAACAGCTCCATATCCAGGTTCCCTACCTTGGGCCCAATAG